From the Sphingomonas suaedae genome, one window contains:
- a CDS encoding sensor histidine kinase: protein MPDPDSRPSPEALLRTAQREARGKLKIFLGAAPGVGKTFEMLREGAERLNGGTDVVVAVVETHGRAETQALVAPFEVIARRTLSYRGHELEEMDLDAVLARRPQLALVDEFAHTNVEGSRHPKRWQDVTELLDAGIDVYTTLNVQHVESLNDVVASFTKVRVRETVPDSVFDGAEIEVVDLPPDELIERLKEGKVYVPAEASRALGHFFSKPNLSALREMALRRAALSVDQALLEHLDASALPGTFAGGERVLVAISELPGSDALVRAAKRLADALRAPWQAVYIETPRAERFGEAERRRIANTLSLAASLGATIATVPAANVIEGLTTHVTGMRATQLVIGKSVRSWWFELRHGSVVNAMLRAGNGLAVHVIPAAGETGSTRAARAAGSDLWGDPSVYGIIATMVGATIGVGKLAEPWIGLGGVDLIFLLPVILASGRFGLRPGLITGLLAGLAYNFFFLPPLHTFTIADPQSLLTMFVLIGIAAFTANLAGKLKARATLGARGAQENAAIAAFGQALARASDWETTSAIICDEVSRLLDLNVVLLNRRTDDLGIVASCPVARGELGPVNRAAADWAWDRAEASGVGTATLNAADWQFHPLKTALGVLAVIGIARPDGRDPVRADRAVLLQTLLGQAALAHERLKLEDEVREVSLLKERDRLRAALLSSIGHDLRTPLTSVATAIEAIAVDHPGAPTLPIARMEVARLRRFLDNLIDMVRIDSGTLELHPEPIDLTDAIGGAVHDLKDLFRGRHIDLKVPANLPFVSADPTLLHHILINLLANAAQHGGERGTITILGRRTPDAVELSVQDEGPGLPAGQEARIFETFAQGRGSDRHGGSGLGLAIVKGFADAMGIRASAANHDQGGAAFTLHFPNRLLEIASPVSNA, encoded by the coding sequence ATGCCAGACCCCGACTCCCGCCCTTCCCCCGAAGCCCTGCTCCGCACCGCACAGCGCGAAGCGCGCGGCAAGCTCAAGATATTCCTCGGCGCGGCGCCCGGCGTCGGCAAGACGTTCGAGATGCTGCGCGAGGGCGCCGAAAGGCTGAACGGCGGAACCGATGTCGTGGTCGCGGTGGTCGAGACGCATGGCCGCGCCGAAACCCAGGCGCTGGTTGCGCCGTTCGAAGTGATCGCGCGCCGCACCCTGTCCTATCGCGGGCATGAGCTGGAGGAGATGGACCTCGACGCGGTGCTTGCACGCCGTCCGCAGCTCGCGCTGGTCGACGAGTTCGCGCACACCAATGTCGAGGGCAGCCGCCATCCCAAGCGCTGGCAGGACGTGACGGAGCTGCTCGACGCGGGCATCGACGTCTATACGACGCTCAACGTCCAGCATGTCGAAAGCCTCAACGACGTCGTCGCGAGCTTCACCAAGGTGCGGGTGCGCGAGACCGTTCCCGACAGCGTGTTCGACGGTGCCGAGATCGAGGTGGTCGACCTGCCGCCCGACGAGCTGATCGAACGGCTCAAGGAGGGCAAGGTCTATGTCCCCGCCGAAGCGTCGCGCGCGCTCGGCCATTTCTTCTCCAAGCCCAATTTGTCGGCGCTGCGCGAGATGGCGCTGCGCCGCGCCGCGCTCAGCGTCGATCAGGCGTTGCTCGAGCATCTCGACGCGAGCGCGCTGCCCGGCACCTTTGCCGGGGGCGAGCGGGTGCTGGTCGCGATCAGCGAACTGCCGGGGTCCGATGCGCTGGTGCGCGCTGCCAAGCGCCTCGCCGATGCCCTGCGCGCACCGTGGCAGGCGGTCTATATCGAAACCCCGCGCGCCGAACGCTTCGGCGAAGCGGAACGCCGCCGCATCGCCAACACGCTCAGCCTCGCCGCCAGCCTGGGGGCGACCATCGCGACCGTGCCGGCCGCCAATGTCATCGAAGGGCTCACCACCCATGTGACCGGAATGCGCGCGACCCAGCTGGTGATCGGCAAGTCGGTGCGCAGCTGGTGGTTCGAACTGCGTCACGGATCGGTTGTGAATGCGATGCTGCGCGCCGGGAACGGCCTGGCGGTGCATGTCATCCCAGCGGCAGGGGAAACCGGATCAACGCGCGCTGCCAGAGCGGCTGGGTCGGATTTATGGGGAGACCCGAGCGTTTACGGGATCATCGCAACGATGGTCGGTGCGACGATCGGCGTCGGAAAACTGGCCGAGCCCTGGATCGGGCTGGGCGGCGTCGACCTGATCTTTCTGCTGCCGGTGATCCTGGCTTCCGGTCGCTTCGGACTGCGACCGGGGCTGATCACCGGACTCCTTGCCGGGCTGGCCTATAATTTCTTCTTCCTGCCCCCGTTGCACACCTTTACCATCGCCGACCCGCAGAGCCTGCTCACAATGTTCGTGCTGATCGGCATCGCCGCATTCACCGCGAACCTGGCAGGCAAGCTCAAGGCGCGCGCAACCTTGGGCGCACGCGGCGCACAGGAGAATGCCGCGATCGCCGCATTCGGCCAGGCGCTCGCGCGCGCATCGGATTGGGAAACGACCAGCGCAATCATCTGTGACGAAGTATCGCGCCTGCTCGACCTCAACGTCGTCCTGCTCAACCGGCGTACCGACGACCTTGGGATCGTGGCAAGCTGCCCGGTGGCGCGCGGCGAACTGGGGCCGGTGAACCGTGCGGCGGCGGACTGGGCCTGGGACCGCGCCGAAGCGTCCGGCGTGGGGACCGCGACGCTCAACGCAGCCGATTGGCAGTTCCACCCGCTCAAGACAGCGCTCGGCGTGCTCGCGGTCATCGGCATTGCGCGCCCCGACGGACGCGATCCCGTTCGCGCTGACCGCGCTGTGCTGCTCCAGACTCTGCTCGGACAGGCGGCACTGGCGCACGAACGGCTGAAGCTGGAGGACGAGGTGCGCGAGGTCAGCCTGCTCAAGGAGCGCGACCGGCTCCGCGCGGCGCTGCTGTCGTCGATCGGGCATGACCTGCGCACGCCGCTCACGTCGGTCGCGACCGCGATCGAGGCGATCGCCGTCGACCATCCCGGCGCGCCGACGCTTCCGATCGCGCGGATGGAGGTGGCCCGGCTGCGCCGCTTCCTCGACAATCTGATCGACATGGTCCGGATCGATTCCGGCACGCTCGAACTGCATCCCGAGCCGATCGACCTGACCGACGCGATCGGCGGTGCGGTCCATGACCTCAAGGATCTGTTCCGCGGTCGGCATATCGACCTCAAAGTTCCCGCAAATCTGCCCTTCGTCAGTGCCGATCCCACATTGCTGCATCACATCCTGATCAACCTGCTGGCCAATGCGGCGCAGCATGGCGGCGAGCGCGGGACCATCACGATCCTGGGCCGCCGGACGCCCGATGCAGTCGAGCTATCGGTGCAGGACGAGGGTCCGGGCCTCCCGGCAGGTCAGGAAGCGCGGATTTTCGAGACCTTTGCGCAAGGACGCGGCAGCGACCGCCACGGCGGCAGCGGCCTTGGACTTGCCATCGTCAAAGGATTTGCCGACGCGATGGGCATCCGGGCATCGGCGGCGAACCATGACCAGGGGGGCGCTGCGTTCACGCTGCACTTCCCCAATCGGCTTCTGGAAATCGCTTCGCCTGTCAGCAATGCCTGA
- a CDS encoding potassium-transporting ATPase subunit F, with protein sequence MSLHLTLAGTTALALLLYLAAVLVRPEKF encoded by the coding sequence ATGAGCCTTCACCTGACGCTCGCGGGCACTACCGCACTCGCCCTGCTCCTCTACCTCGCCGCCGTGCTCGTCCGGCCCGAGAAATTCTGA
- the kdpA gene encoding potassium-transporting ATPase subunit KdpA encodes MTVQGWGLILLFVALVAALAKPMGLWLFALYEGRRTPLHAVLGPVERGFYKLAGIDPTVEQSWRRYALHMLVFNLALLLFTYAVLRLQGVLPINPRGLAGLTADGAFNTATSFTTNTNWQWYAGEVALSNLSQMLGLTIQNFLSAATGIAIAFALFRGFARRQISGLGNFWADVTRVTLYLLLPICLVYALFLVANGVPQTFASLVDATGLEGVRQSIALGPVASQEAIKMLGTNGGGFFNANSAHPFENPNALTNLVQMLSIFAIGAGLTWTFGKAVGNTRQGWAILAAMLILFTAGASAAYWAEAAGNPNLHALGVPGGNMEGKEVRFGIAASTLFATVTTAASCGAVNAMHDSFTALGGMIPLLNIQLGEVVIGGVGAGIYGFLLFAILAVFVAGLMVGRTPEYVGKKIESREVKLAVLAIAILPLCILGFSALAAVLPDGLAGPLNKGPHGFSEIVYAFSSATGNNGSAFAGITSGTPFYNALLGVAMWLGRFFVIVPVLAIAGSLAAKKYTPETAGSFPTTGGLWVGLLVGIILILGGLTFLPSLALGPIADHIAMVRGQLF; translated from the coding sequence ATGACCGTCCAGGGATGGGGGTTGATCCTCCTGTTCGTCGCGCTGGTCGCGGCGCTCGCCAAGCCAATGGGGCTTTGGCTGTTCGCATTGTATGAAGGGCGTCGCACGCCGCTCCACGCGGTGCTGGGTCCGGTCGAACGCGGCTTCTACAAGCTCGCCGGGATCGACCCGACCGTCGAGCAGAGCTGGCGCCGCTATGCGCTGCACATGCTGGTCTTCAACCTAGCGCTGCTGCTGTTCACCTATGCAGTGCTGCGGTTGCAGGGCGTGTTGCCGATCAACCCGCGCGGGCTTGCCGGCCTTACCGCCGATGGCGCGTTCAACACCGCGACCAGCTTCACCACCAATACCAACTGGCAATGGTATGCGGGCGAGGTCGCGCTGTCGAACCTCAGCCAGATGCTGGGGCTGACGATCCAGAACTTCCTGTCGGCGGCAACCGGCATCGCGATCGCCTTTGCGCTCTTTCGCGGCTTTGCGCGGCGTCAGATCAGCGGACTCGGCAATTTCTGGGCCGATGTGACGCGCGTCACCCTCTATCTGCTGCTGCCGATCTGTCTGGTCTATGCGCTGTTTCTTGTCGCCAATGGCGTGCCGCAGACCTTTGCCAGCCTGGTCGATGCGACGGGGCTTGAGGGCGTGAGGCAATCGATCGCGCTGGGCCCGGTCGCGTCGCAGGAAGCGATCAAGATGCTCGGCACCAATGGCGGCGGCTTCTTCAACGCCAACAGCGCGCATCCGTTCGAAAATCCGAACGCGCTGACCAACCTCGTCCAGATGCTGTCGATCTTCGCGATCGGCGCGGGACTGACCTGGACGTTCGGCAAGGCGGTCGGCAACACCCGCCAGGGCTGGGCGATCCTCGCCGCGATGTTGATCCTATTCACTGCGGGCGCGAGCGCCGCCTATTGGGCCGAAGCCGCAGGCAATCCCAATCTCCATGCGCTGGGCGTTCCCGGCGGCAATATGGAAGGCAAGGAGGTCCGCTTCGGCATCGCCGCTTCGACGCTGTTCGCGACGGTCACAACCGCCGCATCGTGCGGTGCAGTCAATGCAATGCATGACAGCTTCACCGCACTGGGCGGCATGATCCCGCTGCTCAATATCCAGTTGGGCGAAGTCGTGATCGGCGGCGTCGGCGCGGGTATCTACGGCTTCCTGCTCTTCGCCATCCTCGCGGTGTTCGTCGCGGGGCTCATGGTCGGGCGCACGCCGGAATATGTCGGCAAGAAGATCGAAAGCCGGGAGGTCAAGCTGGCGGTGCTCGCCATCGCGATCCTCCCGCTCTGCATCCTCGGCTTCAGCGCGCTCGCCGCGGTGTTGCCCGACGGGCTTGCGGGACCGCTGAACAAGGGGCCGCACGGCTTTTCGGAGATCGTCTATGCGTTCAGCTCGGCGACCGGCAACAATGGCTCGGCCTTTGCCGGGATCACTTCGGGCACGCCCTTCTACAATGCGTTGCTCGGCGTCGCGATGTGGCTGGGCCGGTTCTTCGTGATCGTGCCGGTGCTCGCCATCGCGGGCAGCCTCGCCGCCAAGAAATACACGCCGGAAACCGCGGGCTCGTTCCCGACCACCGGCGGCCTGTGGGTCGGCCTGCTCGTCGGGATCATCCTGATCCTGGGCGGCCTCACCTTCCTTCCCTCGCTCGCGCTTGGACCCATCGCCGATCACATCGCGATGGTCCGTGGCCAGCTCTTCTGA